Proteins encoded in a region of the Eschrichtius robustus isolate mEscRob2 chromosome 16, mEscRob2.pri, whole genome shotgun sequence genome:
- the ID1 gene encoding DNA-binding protein inhibitor ID-1 has translation MKVASGSAAAAAGPSCALKAGKTAGGAGEVVRCLSEQSVAISRCAGGPGARLPALLDEQQVNVLLYDMNGCYSRLKELVPTLPQNRKVSRVEILQHVIDYIWDLELELNSESQVGTPGGRGLPARAPLSTLNGEISALAAEAACVPADDRILCR, from the exons ATGAAGGTCGCCAGTGGCAGCGCCGCGGCCGCCGCGGGCCCCAGCTGCGCGCTGAAGGCGGGCAAGACTGCGGGCGGCGCGGGCGAGGTCGTGCGCTGCCTGTCCGAGCAGAGCGTGGCCATCTCGCGCTGCGCCGGCGGCCCCGGGGCGCGCCTGCCCGCTCTGCTAGACGAGCAGCAGGTGAACGTGCTACTTTACGACATGAATGGCTGCTACTCGCGCCTCAAGGAGCTGGTGCCCACCTTGCCCCAGAACCGTAAGGTGAGCAGGGTGGAGATCCTCCAGCACGTCATCGACTACATCTGGGACCTGGAGTTGGAGCTGAACTCGGAATCCCAAGTCGGGACCCCCGGGGGCCGGGGACTCCCCGCCCGGGCTCCGCTCAGCACCCTCAACGGCGAAATCAGCGCCCTGGCGGCAGAG GCGGCGTGCGTTCCAGCGGACGATCGCATCTTGTGTCGCTGA
- the COX4I2 gene encoding cytochrome c oxidase subunit 4 isoform 2, mitochondrial yields the protein MEPLSHECGSSRAYTFATHPSAASIHLPLESSDKTQGVSSPGCLKEDLTSSSVLRANLQDTLDSIQETRVALWLPLSRTMSFRAAWSLVLRKGGLGMRGIHSPGGTAHSKEKMPPYTNYHAQRSYPMPDEPFCTELSAEQQALKEKEKGSWTQLSHAEKVALYRLQFHETFTEMNRRSNEWKTVMGCVFFFFGFTGLLIWWQRVYVFPKKPITLMDEWKAQQLQRILDMKGNPVQGLASRWDYERKEWKK from the exons atggAGCCACTTAGTCATGAGTGTGGCAGCAGTAGAGCCTACACATTTGCCACTCACCCCAGTGCAGCCAGCATCCACCTGCCCCTGGAAAGTTCTGACAAGACTCAAGGTGTGTCCTCCCCAGGTTGCCTGAAGGAGGACCTTACCTCATCTTCTGTCCTTAGGGCTAATCTTCAGGACACCCTGGACAGCATCCAAGAG ACCCGGGTCGCGCTCTGGCTTCCGCTGAGCCGCACG atGTCCTTTAGAGCTGCCTGGAGCTTGGTGCTGAGGAAAGGAGGACTTGGAATGCGAGGGATCCACAGCCCAGGAGGCACTG CCCACAGCAAGGAGAAGATGCCCCCCTACACCAACTACCATGCCCAGCGCTCCTACCCCATGCCCGATGAGCCCTTCTGCACGGAGCTCAGCGCAGAGCAGCAGGCcctgaaggagaaggagaagggcagCTGGACGCAGCTGAGCCACGCTGAGAAGGTGGCCC TGTACCGGCTCCAGTTCCATGAGACCTTCACAGAGATGAACCGTCGTTCCAACGAGTGGAAGACAGTGATGGGCTGtgtcttcttcttctttggaTTCACAGGTCTGCTGATTTGGTGGCAGCGGGTCTATG TGTTCCCTAAGAAACCCATCACCCTGATGGATGAGTGGAAGGCCCAGCAGCTCCAGCGCATCCTGGACATGAAGGGCAACCCTGTTCAAGGCCTGGCCTCCCGGTGGGACTATGAGAGGAAGGAGTGGAAGAAGTGA